The DNA sequence GGTTCAGCCAGCAGGGTAGCCTGCAGGGTAGGgtagggtgagggggggcggttGTGAGGCGGGGTATGAGCTGGAACATGAGCATGTCGGGTCTGGGCCTTGTGAGGACCACGCCCGACCACCCCCCACACGCCTTACACATACTGCTTCTTCTGAGCCTGGGAGGCCAGACCCTTGGCCTTCTCCGTGGCGGCCAGCGCAGTTTCTCGAGCTTTCTCCTTCGCCTCCTTCGCCGTCTCCGCCAGCGTCTTGGAGGGGGTCTCCCCTGGAACACACGATTAAACAACACGGCTTACACCAGCGTCGGAGTTAAATCCAGTTATACGGAAATATGAGAAGAACAGACTTGGCACTTGAGCCCTCGTTAGCAGCCTCTGCCACTGAACCATGAGAAGCTTAACGTGACAGAGCACCATACACAAATTAACTGAACGTTTGCTGAGCTCAAGCGCACACATTTGTTCCAACCGTAAAATACCATCACCTTACCTTGCATTTTGGCCAAGACGTATTCAAACCCTTTCATGGTCTTTGTAACACTGCTCTTAAACCTCGCCAGGCCAAACTCCTGCAGAATTATGAGGattaaacaaaatcaatttttaactGCCACCATAACTGTCCTGCCCACATGATTAAGAAAGCAACAAAGTAAACAGATGGGAGTATTAATCAAGACGCCATCGCTGAAGTAACAagctctctccttcccccccccccatctgaacTCTAAGTTTCTGGCGTACAGATGTTAAGCTAGGCTTCAAGCCATAATTCTTCAGccttaacaataataattaaggCATATTGAGATAACAGGATACAATGCACTTGCTCAATTGCACTTTGCCCTGGTAAAGGGTTGTGTCTAAAGCACATAAATTAAATGGCTACTAAACAGCAGCAGCCGTATTGGGTGTGGCTGGGAGTCGGGCAGTGCAGGTTAGGCTGGGAGGTCTCCTGAAAGCCAGCTGACCTGAAAGGCCCTGGAGAGGCCGTAGAGACTGGAAGAGATCCAGgcctctctctttatctgtgTCCAGTTGCCGTTCTCCTGATtcaccctgtacacacaccgCTCCTCCACAGActggggacagggggagagagagagagaccaactgcatttacacacaatCTACCTGCACCAGTCAACCACCACCAACTCCACACAGCAACAGGGaccaaatacatttacacacacgctgTAGAAACACATACTGGGGCAAATGGATATCAAATGCACTTACAAAACCATGTATAAACACCACTCTTTCACAGACTGGGGGGGTATCAAATGTCTTTACAGAAACTCTGTGCCCGGAGAAACCATGATGTATAGGCCACCTGTCTCCCGGCTCAGATCTATAAATGGCACTGGGAGATTCCAGAGGAAGTGCATCACTGAAATCTAATTTCCCATGGTCGTCATGGTGACATATGCAACAGAAAATTAGGAGAACCGTTTCAGTTCCTGTACGTAAGATTCACTGTAAATGGGATGCGTGCCTTTGTGCACTTCCCTTTCTGAGAGTGGTGCTGTATAGTGAGCAGATGCGCAGGTGAGTTCGGGCTGGCCGCTACACAACCTGAAGCGGCGGACTATGCAGGACTGTTTTACCATGCTGCAGCCTCTCGCAACCACAACATTAAATGTGCAGCCACAAATCCTCCCACGATTATTCGGCATCGCTCTCGCCTCCCACAGTCAGTTGCTTGTGTGCgtaataaagtttttaaatgtgaacaaTTTACCCGTCAGATCTTTATTTGGATTGGTTATCGCGCCTTAGGGTAAAATCCCACATCCTCCAACGAAAGGCGAATTTGTAATAGTCTCGAAGCAACCGCAAGGATGGGGAACAACCAAATCAGATTAAAGATCGGATGTGCAACTTGTCCTCgatttaaaaactttattacGCCCACAAGCAACCACCTGTGGGAGGCGAGAGCGATGCCAGGCGATCTCGTTGCaggatgtgtggcttcaccTTTAATGTTGTGGTTGCCAGAGGCAACTGAAAAACAGACTCGTGCAGACCGATAACCTGAAGCTAGGTCACTACCATCACCACTGTCAAATGGCCGCTCTTCTTCTTAAACAATACAGACTTTCACTGTCATTAAGTATATCTAAATTGAGcactaaagtaaaaaaaaagtcataagtaataaaaaaaaaaaattctgaccaCATCAtcaacattacacacacaatcCTGCCACTGTATAGTCAGTACCACTGGCAAAAGCATTTTTGCCTCTAATTTTCAACCGAAGAAATCTTCACTGCCTTGTAAGTTGAAACATGAaactttattaaatatttttagagCAGAGCATATACAGCATATATGAGGGTTTatgagttaaatatttaagtGCCATTAGATAAGCAACCAGTCATAAATGGAGGGGCCCTCTAGAGCTAAAAAAAGGTAATGGGCAGCCAAAAAGAGGGAAGGTGGAAAGTCAGCGACAGACCATGAGGCGGGCGTGGCTGATGTTCCAGGTCATAGTGGTCATGGTTCTCGCTTGGGGGTCCACAATGGAGTCCTCCATGATGTAGGCGCAGCGGGCCATATGCAACGGCAGGTAGTGCTCCGCCCAGCGAGGGGCCCGACTCGTTTTGGTCAAGAGACGTCTGGAAATGAGCCGGTTGTCCGGGGTCACCTCCCGAAACACGATATCCTCTGTCAGGACATGGTTACTGCAACACATGAAGTCATCGGTCAGCATGCGGTTACTGAATGACAGGGAATATCTTATGTCTTTGGTCAGTACACTTACTGAAACATATAAATTAGTTCTGACCAAGCCCGGCTCTCTGAAATGGCTCCCTCGCTGCTTGGATCAGGGAACCTCAACACTGgtactgctggtttttcttGTTACTTCAGCAATGAACATTTCCTCTCTAGGTTTTTTAAGTCTGAACTGGTCAGTGATTTTTAGTTCCTATAATCAGAGTTGAAGACCCCCTGGGTCTTCACCTCTAAAGACTGGGGTACCTGATGGGTCTTTACCTGTATGGGTTGGGGTACCTCTGCCAGAATGCAATGAAGACTTGGTCCCAGGAGCTCTTCAGAACCCCAATACAGCTGAAGTACTTCACCATTGTTCCCGCAATACCGACATAAGCCGTCTCCTGTGGGAAAGGGAACACTT is a window from the Anguilla anguilla isolate fAngAng1 chromosome 3, fAngAng1.pri, whole genome shotgun sequence genome containing:
- the prelid1a gene encoding PRELI domain containing 1a isoform X5, which encodes MVKYFSCIGVLKSSWDQVFIAFWQRYPNPYSNHVLTEDIVFREVTPDNRLISRRLLTKTSRAPRWAEHYLPLHMARCAYIMEDSIVDPQARTMTTMTWNISHARLMSVEERCVYRVNQENGNWTQIKREAWISSSLYGLSRAFQEFGLARFKSSVTKTMKGFEYVLAKMQGETPSKTLAETAKEAKEKARETALAATEKAKGLASQAQKKQYV
- the prelid1a gene encoding PRELI domain containing 1a isoform X2, whose protein sequence is MVKVVHLDKCETAYVGIAGTMVKYFSCIGVLKSSWDQVFIAFWQRYPNPYSNHVLTEDIVFREVTPDNRLISRRLLTKTSRAPRWAEHYLPLHMARCAYIMEDSIVDPQARTMTTMTWNISHARLMSVEERCVYRVNQENGNWTQIKREAWISSSLYGLSRAFQEFGLARFKSSVTKTMKGFEYVLAKMQGETPSKTLAETAKEAKEKARETALAATEKAKGLASQAQKKQYV
- the prelid1a gene encoding PRELI domain containing 1a isoform X4 — encoded protein: MLNPETAYVGIAGTMVKYFSCIGVLKSSWDQVFIAFWQRYPNPYSNHVLTEDIVFREVTPDNRLISRRLLTKTSRAPRWAEHYLPLHMARCAYIMEDSIVDPQARTMTTMTWNISHARLMSVEERCVYRVNQENGNWTQIKREAWISSSLYGLSRAFQEFGLARFKSSVTKTMKGFEYVLAKMQGETPSKTLAETAKEAKEKARETALAATEKAKGLASQAQKKQYV
- the prelid1a gene encoding PRELI domain containing 1a isoform X3; translated protein: MCMSLSGKETAYVGIAGTMVKYFSCIGVLKSSWDQVFIAFWQRYPNPYSNHVLTEDIVFREVTPDNRLISRRLLTKTSRAPRWAEHYLPLHMARCAYIMEDSIVDPQARTMTTMTWNISHARLMSVEERCVYRVNQENGNWTQIKREAWISSSLYGLSRAFQEFGLARFKSSVTKTMKGFEYVLAKMQGETPSKTLAETAKEAKEKARETALAATEKAKGLASQAQKKQYV
- the prelid1a gene encoding PRELI domain containing 1a isoform X1; protein product: MSMAETDLEHVSHVASQSNGKLANVSRPENATNSLMRQLETAYVGIAGTMVKYFSCIGVLKSSWDQVFIAFWQRYPNPYSNHVLTEDIVFREVTPDNRLISRRLLTKTSRAPRWAEHYLPLHMARCAYIMEDSIVDPQARTMTTMTWNISHARLMSVEERCVYRVNQENGNWTQIKREAWISSSLYGLSRAFQEFGLARFKSSVTKTMKGFEYVLAKMQGETPSKTLAETAKEAKEKARETALAATEKAKGLASQAQKKQYV